The window GCGCGATCGCATTGCTCGGGGTTGGCCGGTCGGCGATCTGCTGGCCGAACAGGCTGCCGATCAGTTCGACCGCGGTGCGCGCGGTGCGGCCACGCTCGTCGAGGAACGGATTGAGCTCGACGATGTCGACTGAACCGACTACGCCGGAATCGTGCAGGAGCTCCATGATCAGATGCGCCTCGCGATAAGTCGCTCCACCCGGCACCGTCGTGCCCACGCCAGGTGCGACGCTGGGGTCGAGAAAATCGACGTCGAAGCTGACATGCAGTACGCCGTTGCTGGCCCTGACGCGCTCTATGACGCGGCGGATCAGCACGGCGACGCCGAATTCGTCAATCTGGCGCATGTCGACAACCCTGATCCGGCGCGAGCGCATCAACTCCTTTTCGAGCTTGTCGATCGAGCGCGCGCCGAACAGGTCGAGCCTGTCGGGATCGATCGAGGCGCGCGGATCGTCGCCCAGCAATCCGTCGAGGCCGGGTTCGCCGCACAGAAATGCCGCGGACATGCCGTGCATGTTGGCAGTGATCGTCGTTTCCGGTGTGTTGTAGTCGGCATGGGCATCGAGCCAGAGCACGAACAGCTCGCGTCCGCGCTCCTGCCAGTGACGTGCCATGGCATTCACCGACCCCATCGACAGCGTGTGATCGCCGCCGAGGAAAATCGGCAGCGCGCCGGTTTTCGCGATCTCGTAGCCTCTACGGCTCAGCACGCGCGTCCAGCGCTGGATTTCGCGGTAGTGATTGGCATTCTCCGGGGGCCTGTCTGCGAGGTCCCGGAGCTCGGCCACCGAGAGATCGCCGTAATCGACGACCTCGAAATCCAGGCTCTCGAGCAGTGTCGCAAGGCCGGCGGTGCGGAGCGCCGCAGGGCCCATCAGCGTACCGCGCTGCGAAGCCCCCATGTCGATGGGAGCGCCGAGCAAGGCGATGCGCCGGGCTCGATCCGTTGTGGTCCGGTCGGTCACAGCTGTCTCCTGAGATCAGCAAGATTGAGCCAGCCTAACAGAGATTCGCATCCGTCGTTTCACGGGGGCAGTCCGCGCAGGGGCGCATCGGAACAAAAGCCCGCGCGCCGAATTGCTCATTCAAGGCCGGTACCCGCCGTAAAAACCACGGCGCCTGTCGCGGATAGCCAAAGGTCATCTGACCCGCTGTTCAGAACGAGCGCTCGCGCGGATAGCCAAAGGTATCGGCCTCCGTCACATGATCGGAGGTCGCGCACTTGAGCACGGAGATCCCGCAGTCCACCTCACATCCTGGCATGGCCGAGCGCGCCATCGATGCCGCGACGGACGTTTCCCGCACCATCGGTGAAGTCGCGGGTGGCCTGCATGCAGCTGTCGACCGCATGACCTCTGCTATCGACGAAGCGCGAAAGCCGGGCCGGCCCCTCGCGACCGTCGCTGCGATCACGCGCGAAGCGCCACTCGCCAGCCTGTTCGTTGCTTTCCTGTTCGGGGTCGCGGTCGCGCGTCGGCGCTAGAAATCGAGCGGGCCCCGTTCAGGCGGCGCTGACGGCTTCGCACTCGGCTGCGAGGAATTGCCGCTCGAATGCTTCCGCCGGCATCGGACGGCCGAAGAAATAGCCCTGGCCTTCCTCGCATCCCATGCTCACCAGGAAGTCGGCCGTAGCGCGATTCTCGATGCCCTCGGCCACGACCGTCAGGCCGAGCTGTTTGCTGAGGCCGATGGTCGACCCGACGATCGCGGCATCGTCGGAGTTCGCGAGCAGACCGAGCACGAACGACCGGTCGATCTTGAGCCCATCGAGCGGAAACTTCTTCAGATAGCTCAGGCTCGCATAGCCAGTGCCGAAATCGTCGAACAGGACGCGGACGCCGAGCTGCTGGATGCGCTTGAACATGTCGAGCACGCGAGCTTCATCGTGAAGCAGGATGTCTTCGGTGACCTCGAGTTCGAGCAGCGATGGGGTGAGCCCCGTCGCTTCGAGCATTTCCGCAACCGAATGCGCGAGGTCGCCGGAGTGGATCTGCGAGGGCGACAAATTGATCGCGACCCGCACTCTGTCGCCGGACAATTCCCAGGCGCGTGCCTGCCGGCAGGCGGTCTCCATCACCCAGTTTCCGATCCGCTCGGACAGGGCTGAGCTGTTGACCACCGGCATGAACTCTCCCGGCGAAACGTAGCCGCGCACGGGATGCCGCCAACGGATGAGCGCTTCGGCTCCGACCAAGCTGGCGTCGACCAGGCGAACCTGGGGCTGGTAGAACAGCTCGAACTCGCCCCGGTCCGCGGCAAGCGC of the Bradyrhizobium sp. WSM1417 genome contains:
- the rocF gene encoding arginase is translated as MTDRTTTDRARRIALLGAPIDMGASQRGTLMGPAALRTAGLATLLESLDFEVVDYGDLSVAELRDLADRPPENANHYREIQRWTRVLSRRGYEIAKTGALPIFLGGDHTLSMGSVNAMARHWQERGRELFVLWLDAHADYNTPETTITANMHGMSAAFLCGEPGLDGLLGDDPRASIDPDRLDLFGARSIDKLEKELMRSRRIRVVDMRQIDEFGVAVLIRRVIERVRASNGVLHVSFDVDFLDPSVAPGVGTTVPGGATYREAHLIMELLHDSGVVGSVDIVELNPFLDERGRTARTAVELIGSLFGQQIADRPTPSNAIAPGE